DNA from Intestinimonas massiliensis (ex Afouda et al. 2020):
CGGATTCTGGCCCTGTGCGAGGAGTACGGCGCTCTGCCTGTGGTGGTCTTCCACCCCACCTACAGCCAGCTCCCCGCGCAGGAATACGAGCGCATCCGCTCCGATGTGGCCGCCCTGGACCCCAGGGCCAAATACTTCGACTGGAGTAGTCAGATCACCTCCATCGGCCTGGACCCGACGCTCCATTTCTTTGACCCCGGCCACCTGAACCGAGCGGGAGCCGACCTTTTTTCCCCTTGGGTGGGAATCTTTCTGACCAACGAGCTGGAGGTCTTCCCCCGAGCCCAGACGGAGGAGAACGCCGCCGCCTGGCGCGCCTCCGCCGAGCACTGGCTCCAGGCCGTCCCCTCAGAGCAGGAATAGCGTCAGAAGGACGCCCGGTTATGCACCGGGCGTCCTTCTTCTATGCAAAATCGGTATAACGGCGGCGGGCCGCCTATGATATGATAGAAAAAACGGAGGGATGGCCATGATCAACCAAGCACGCGTGACACAGACCTTTTTGGACTACGTCCAGATCGACAGCGAGACCCACTTTGAGCGGGAGATGACCGCCCGGCTGGTGGCCGATCTGGAGGCGCTGGGCCTTCCGGTGACCACCGACGAGGCTGGAAAGGCCGCCGGCTCGGACGGAGCCAATGTCTACTGCCACCTGGAGGGGGACCCCAACAGTGACTGCATCCTCTTCAGCGCCCATATGGACACCGTCACTCCCGGCAAGGGGGTCCGGCCTCAGATCCGGGACGGCTATATCTACAGCGACGGCACCACCATCCTGGGGGCCGACGACAAGTCCGGCATCGCCGCCATACTGGAGGCGCTGCGCACGCTGCTGGAGAGCGGCGTCCCCCACCGCCCCATGGACATCCTCTTCACCATCCGGGAGGAGGGCGGCCTCAACGGCTCGGCCAACGTGGACTACGGCCGCCTGAAGGCCAAATACGGCGTGGTGCTGGACGCCAGCAACGACGTGGGTAAGATCGTCTCCAGCGCGCCCGGTCAGATTCGCATTTACGCCGACATCTATGGGCGGAAGGCCCATGCCGGCTCCGACCCGGAGAAGGGGGTCAGCGCCATCCAGGCCGCCGCCGTGGCGGTGAGCCGGATGCGGCTCCAGCGCATTGACGAGGAGACCACCGCCAACATCGGCACGCTCTCCTGCGTGGGGGAGACCAACGTGGTCCAGGACCACGTCACCTTTGCCGCCGAGACCCGCAGCAAAAGCCCGGAGAAGCGGAAGGCCCAGGCCGCCCACATGGTGGCCTGCCTGCAGGAGGCCTGCGACGCCCTCGGGGCCCGGCTGGAGTACCGACTGCACCATAGCTATCAGAGCTACGGCTTCCCGGACGACCACCCCCATGTCCGGCGGCTGATGGACGCCTGCCGCCGGGCCGGCGTCGAACCCTGGACCACCTACACGGGCGGCGGCACCGACGGCAACAACTTTAATGCCCATGGCATCGAGACCGTGGTACTGGCCTGTGGCATGGAGCACGAGCACACCACCCAAGAGCGCATCGCCATCCGGAACCTGGCCGATGCCTCTCAGGTGGTCTATCAGCTCATGCTGCCGGACGCCTGACCCATCCAGACAATCAGACACGTCGCTCCGGACCAGCCGGAACAGCGCGTCTTTCCTTTTCTCACAGCCAGTCGGCCACCACGTCTCCCACCGCGGCGGGCCCCACCGTGTTGCGCGTCAGCAGCTCCATCAGTCCGTCGATACGGGAAATGCTGACCGTGACGTTGGGGATGACGGCGCTGTCGCCCCCCTGTTCCGCCACCTTGACCCCATAGCTCTCACAGGAAAAATGCTCCGCTACCTCCATCTCTCCGATTACAACATAGTAATCAAAGCAGTGGGAGACGCCATCCTCTCCCCGGACCGTTCGGCGCTCTACAAACAGCTCCCTCATCTTGTGTTTTTCCTCCTTCTTTTAACATCTTGCTTACATTATATGGTGGTATATACGGAAAGTATCGCAAAAAATGTCGAGCAAAAGGAATATTTTGGAACTTGCCATTGTGCCGCACCCCTGGTATGATGATGGCAGATTCTGCGGTGCTCCTGCGCCGCATCGGAGGTGAACACATGCGTCATTGGCTGCGAAAACGGGTGGCGCTGCACGACTGGCCTCTGTTCCTTCTGACCCGCGGGCTGTGTATGACCACCATCTTTTTGCTGGCCGCCCTGCTGCTGCGTCTGTGGACCGGGCCGGCGGACCCCTGGCTGCTGAACTGGTATGCCGACTATGTGCAGGCGATGGCGGCCGTGCTGCTGGGGACTTCCCTGATCGGCCCGCTCCTGCTGGAGGACGTACTGCGGCGATATACATAAAAAAACGGGGACCGGACAGTTGTCCGGTCCCCGTTTTTGTTTCCAGAGGGAAAGTCTTTTACTTGCTGTAATCGAAGAAGCCCTTGCCGGTCTTGCGGCCCAGGGTGCCGGCGCGGACCATCTTGCGCAGCAGCAGGGAGGCGCGGTACTTGGGATCGTGGGTCTCGTTGTACAGCACGTCCATGATGGCCAGGCAGACGTCCAGACCGATCAGGTCGCCCAGAGCCAGGGGGCCCATGGGATGGTTGGCGCCCAGCTTCATGGCGGTGTCGATGCCCTCCGCGGAAGCCAC
Protein-coding regions in this window:
- a CDS encoding DUF6514 family protein yields the protein MRELFVERRTVRGEDGVSHCFDYYVVIGEMEVAEHFSCESYGVKVAEQGGDSAVIPNVTVSISRIDGLMELLTRNTVGPAAVGDVVADWL
- a CDS encoding M20/M25/M40 family metallo-hydrolase, giving the protein MINQARVTQTFLDYVQIDSETHFEREMTARLVADLEALGLPVTTDEAGKAAGSDGANVYCHLEGDPNSDCILFSAHMDTVTPGKGVRPQIRDGYIYSDGTTILGADDKSGIAAILEALRTLLESGVPHRPMDILFTIREEGGLNGSANVDYGRLKAKYGVVLDASNDVGKIVSSAPGQIRIYADIYGRKAHAGSDPEKGVSAIQAAAVAVSRMRLQRIDEETTANIGTLSCVGETNVVQDHVTFAAETRSKSPEKRKAQAAHMVACLQEACDALGARLEYRLHHSYQSYGFPDDHPHVRRLMDACRRAGVEPWTTYTGGGTDGNNFNAHGIETVVLACGMEHEHTTQERIAIRNLADASQVVYQLMLPDA